A window from Leptospira wolffii serovar Khorat str. Khorat-H2 encodes these proteins:
- a CDS encoding efflux RND transporter permease subunit — protein MIQKIIRFSAENKFLVIGITLLLLLSSYFAMKNIPLDAIPDLSDTQVIVYSRWDRSPDIIEDQVTYPIVTSLLGAPKIKVVRGFSDFGFSYVYVIFQDGTDIYWARSRVLEYLSRIQSSLPPGVKTELGPDASAVGWVYQYALVDKAGNNSLSDLRTYQDFHLRYLLNAVPGVSEVAGIGGFKKQYQITVHPNALRSYNIDFETLVRKIRESNQETGGRLLEISGAEYMVRGRGYLSSLQDIENIPLSTDLNGVPILLKNVASVQLGPDIRRGIADLDGEGDVVGGTIVMRHGENALSVIERVKEKLSEIKESLPKGSELLVTYDRSELIEHAISNLQWKLIEEMLIVSLVILIFLWHFPSAIIPILTIPISVLLAFIPMYLADIHANIMSLAGMAISIGVLVDGAIVEVENAYKKLEEWESGGRIGDYHAVRLEALLEVGPSVFFSLLVIAVAFFPIFTLVDQEGRLFRPLAYSKNIAMAVAAILAITLDPALRMLFTRMEPFRWKNRRLSEFATTLFVGKYYPEEKHPVSRILFRFYDPVCRWVLHRPKKILLSALAVTLLTIPVYLHLGSEFMPSLYEESLLYMPTTLPGISVAEAEKLMTVMDKKLKSFPEVKRVFGKAGRSETATDSAPFSMMETVVLLRPQSEWRKADRFYSNLPRILQYPFLPFTSERITKDELIEKLNREMQFPGVTNAWTMPIKTRIDMLSTGMRTPIGIKILGSSLEEIERIGVEIESVLRKAPEVRNVFAERTAGGYFLDLELKREKLARYNISVDTAQQIIVAAIGGESITQTIEGRERFSVNLRYPRELRDSVEKIKAILVPTQAFGHVPISEIADVKQKTGPSMIRDENGFLAGYVYVDPSTSDIGGFVDRSKKLVSDSVRLPVGYSIVWSGQYENMLRVRERMKYVLPLTLAIIFLLLYLNTKSYAKTLIVLMAVPFSLVGAVGLLYILDYNVSVAVWVGMIALMGLDAETGVFMLLYLDLSYEDAKKKGRLRNREELIEAVVHGAVHRVRPKIMTVLAAMMGLLPIMWSDGTGSDVMKRIAAPMVGGLVTSFILELLVYPPLYMLWKEGRLTLPNLFATKKKFGFETAPAPVASAPTGILDMEDSYPEAAESVRKKPKKNIKKK, from the coding sequence ATGATCCAAAAGATAATTCGATTCTCCGCTGAGAACAAATTCTTAGTCATCGGGATTACCCTTCTTCTGCTCTTATCCTCTTACTTCGCAATGAAGAATATTCCTCTGGATGCGATTCCTGACCTTTCGGATACGCAGGTAATCGTCTATTCCCGCTGGGATAGAAGTCCGGATATCATAGAAGACCAAGTCACTTATCCAATCGTGACCTCTCTTTTGGGCGCACCCAAGATCAAGGTAGTCAGGGGATTTTCCGACTTCGGTTTCTCCTATGTTTACGTCATTTTTCAGGACGGAACGGATATCTATTGGGCGAGATCCCGGGTCTTGGAATATCTATCTAGAATCCAATCCTCTCTTCCTCCCGGAGTTAAGACGGAACTCGGACCGGATGCAAGCGCGGTCGGATGGGTTTACCAATACGCACTGGTGGATAAGGCAGGAAACAATTCCCTTTCCGATTTACGAACCTACCAGGATTTCCATTTACGCTACCTTCTGAACGCGGTTCCGGGAGTCTCTGAAGTCGCAGGCATAGGAGGATTCAAGAAACAATACCAAATCACAGTACATCCGAATGCTTTAAGATCCTATAATATAGATTTCGAAACCTTGGTAAGAAAAATCCGCGAAAGCAACCAGGAGACGGGCGGAAGGCTTCTGGAAATTTCCGGCGCTGAGTATATGGTGAGAGGTAGGGGATATCTATCTTCTTTGCAGGATATTGAGAATATTCCTCTCTCTACGGATCTGAACGGAGTCCCTATTCTTTTGAAGAATGTGGCCTCCGTACAACTCGGACCGGATATACGAAGAGGAATCGCCGATTTAGACGGAGAAGGGGACGTTGTAGGCGGCACAATCGTTATGCGCCACGGGGAAAACGCTCTCTCTGTGATAGAAAGAGTGAAGGAAAAACTATCCGAGATCAAGGAAAGCCTTCCTAAAGGTTCGGAACTGTTAGTTACCTACGATCGGTCGGAGCTCATAGAGCATGCCATTTCCAACCTACAATGGAAACTTATTGAAGAGATGCTCATAGTCTCCTTGGTGATTTTGATTTTTCTTTGGCACTTTCCTTCCGCGATCATCCCGATTCTTACGATTCCCATTTCCGTATTACTCGCCTTCATTCCCATGTATCTTGCGGACATTCACGCCAATATCATGTCTCTCGCCGGAATGGCGATCTCCATCGGAGTGCTTGTGGACGGTGCCATAGTGGAAGTCGAAAACGCTTACAAAAAATTGGAAGAATGGGAATCCGGGGGAAGAATCGGTGACTATCATGCGGTGAGATTGGAAGCTTTATTGGAAGTAGGACCTTCCGTTTTCTTTTCCCTACTTGTGATCGCTGTGGCGTTTTTCCCTATTTTTACGCTGGTAGACCAGGAGGGCAGACTCTTTAGACCTCTTGCATATTCTAAAAATATCGCGATGGCAGTGGCCGCTATTCTTGCAATCACGTTGGATCCGGCTCTACGTATGCTATTCACCAGAATGGAACCCTTCCGGTGGAAGAATCGCAGACTTTCCGAATTCGCAACCACTTTATTTGTTGGAAAATACTATCCGGAAGAAAAACATCCGGTGAGCAGGATACTTTTCCGCTTCTACGATCCGGTATGTCGTTGGGTATTACATAGACCGAAAAAAATTCTTCTTTCCGCGTTAGCCGTCACTCTTCTGACGATTCCTGTTTATCTCCATTTGGGATCGGAATTTATGCCTTCTCTTTACGAGGAGTCTCTTCTTTATATGCCTACGACCCTGCCGGGGATCTCCGTCGCGGAGGCTGAGAAACTCATGACCGTTATGGACAAGAAGTTGAAGAGTTTTCCGGAAGTAAAAAGGGTATTCGGAAAAGCGGGAAGATCCGAAACCGCAACCGATTCCGCCCCTTTCTCCATGATGGAAACCGTCGTTCTTCTTCGCCCGCAAAGCGAATGGAGAAAAGCGGATCGATTCTACTCCAACTTACCTAGAATCCTGCAGTATCCTTTTCTTCCTTTTACTTCCGAGAGAATCACTAAGGACGAGCTCATAGAAAAATTGAATCGTGAGATGCAATTTCCCGGCGTCACGAACGCTTGGACCATGCCGATCAAAACCCGTATCGATATGCTCAGCACAGGAATGAGAACTCCGATCGGAATCAAGATACTCGGCTCCTCTCTAGAAGAAATAGAAAGGATCGGCGTCGAGATCGAATCCGTTTTAAGAAAGGCGCCTGAAGTCAGAAACGTATTCGCGGAAAGAACTGCCGGAGGTTACTTTTTGGATCTGGAATTAAAACGGGAGAAGCTCGCGAGATACAATATCTCCGTGGATACCGCACAACAGATCATAGTAGCGGCAATAGGAGGAGAATCCATCACCCAAACGATCGAAGGTAGGGAAAGATTCTCCGTAAATTTAAGATACCCGAGAGAACTAAGGGACTCCGTCGAAAAGATAAAAGCAATCCTCGTCCCCACCCAAGCCTTCGGGCATGTTCCCATTTCCGAAATCGCGGACGTAAAGCAAAAGACAGGACCTTCTATGATCCGGGACGAAAACGGATTCTTGGCGGGCTACGTTTATGTGGATCCGTCCACTTCGGATATCGGAGGATTTGTGGACAGATCCAAAAAACTCGTTTCGGATTCCGTTCGCCTGCCTGTAGGATATTCCATCGTCTGGAGTGGACAATACGAGAATATGCTCCGAGTACGGGAGAGAATGAAATACGTTCTGCCCCTGACCTTGGCCATTATCTTTCTACTCCTATATCTGAACACAAAGTCCTACGCCAAGACTCTAATCGTACTTATGGCGGTACCATTCTCTTTGGTGGGAGCGGTAGGACTCTTGTATATCCTGGATTATAATGTGTCCGTCGCCGTCTGGGTGGGAATGATCGCCCTTATGGGATTAGATGCGGAAACGGGAGTGTTCATGCTTCTTTATCTGGATTTATCCTACGAAGACGCAAAAAAGAAAGGCAGATTAAGAAATAGGGAAGAATTGATCGAAGCGGTTGTACACGGAGCCGTCCATAGGGTTCGCCCAAAAATCATGACGGTTCTCGCCGCAATGATGGGGCTTTTGCCCATCATGTGGTCCGACGGAACGGGCTCGGACGTGATGAAGAGAATCGCTGCTCCTATGGTAGGAGGACTCGTGACGAGTTTCATTCTGGAATTGCTGGTCTATCCTCCTTTATACATGCTTTGGAAAGAGGGGAGGCTCACTCTTCCGAACCTATTTGCTACCAAAAAGAAATTCGGATTCGAAACGGCTCCTGCGCCAGTCGCATCCGCTCCGACTGGGATTTTGGACATGGAAGATTCCTATCCGGAAGCCGCCGAATCGGTTCGGAAGAAACCGAAAAAGAACATAAAAAAGAAGTAA
- a CDS encoding LIC_10421 family protein, with protein sequence MKKIIALAAILFAFAGNLSAFTELDQLLINEATTPDLKKIAKDYFAKKAKDHKELAEKYKSLANQSHGGKAVADEADKKKYNKLAEHCEKEAAAYKAQADKY encoded by the coding sequence ATGAAAAAAATTATCGCCCTGGCGGCTATATTGTTCGCTTTTGCCGGAAATCTTTCCGCTTTCACCGAACTGGACCAGCTGCTCATCAACGAAGCCACGACCCCGGATTTGAAAAAAATCGCTAAGGATTATTTCGCCAAGAAAGCCAAGGATCATAAAGAATTGGCCGAAAAGTATAAATCCCTAGCTAACCAATCCCACGGTGGAAAAGCAGTCGCCGACGAAGCCGACAAAAAGAAGTACAACAAGTTAGCCGAGCATTGTGAGAAGGAAGCTGCAGCTTACAAGGCACAGGCGGACAAATACTGA
- a CDS encoding flagellin → MIINHNISALRANNVLKTVNNELDKTTEKLSTGMRINRAGDDALGFAVSERMRTQIRGIAQAERNVMDGVSFIQVTEGNLEQVNNILQRLRELSIQTSNGIYSDDDRKLVQLEVDQLIDEVDRLGKSAEFNKIRPLSGSYSKESKNPIQLHVGPNQNEKLEIFVDAMNAGALQLENNGKKQTLSSPASSNTMIGILDNAIQRVNKQRSDLGAYYNRLEITAEGLQANYINMVAAESRVRDADMAEHIVDFTKNQILTKSGVAMLAQANMRPEQVVKLLSERFG, encoded by the coding sequence ATGATTATCAATCACAACATCAGCGCTCTTCGTGCAAATAATGTACTGAAGACAGTCAACAACGAACTGGACAAGACCACCGAAAAGCTTTCCACCGGAATGAGGATCAATCGTGCCGGTGACGACGCTTTAGGATTTGCCGTATCCGAAAGGATGCGTACCCAAATCCGCGGGATTGCCCAGGCGGAAAGAAACGTTATGGATGGGGTCTCCTTCATTCAGGTAACCGAAGGAAATTTGGAGCAGGTAAATAATATTCTGCAAAGATTGCGGGAATTATCCATCCAGACCTCCAACGGGATCTACTCCGACGACGACCGGAAACTGGTTCAATTGGAAGTGGATCAGCTGATAGACGAAGTGGATCGGTTGGGGAAATCCGCCGAATTCAATAAGATTCGTCCTTTGAGCGGTTCCTATTCCAAAGAATCCAAGAATCCGATCCAATTGCATGTCGGACCCAATCAAAACGAAAAGCTTGAGATATTCGTGGATGCGATGAATGCGGGAGCTCTCCAATTGGAGAATAACGGCAAGAAGCAAACTCTGTCCTCCCCGGCCTCTTCGAACACGATGATCGGGATTCTAGACAATGCGATCCAAAGGGTAAACAAGCAGAGATCCGACTTAGGAGCCTATTATAACCGTTTGGAAATCACTGCGGAGGGTCTGCAGGCCAACTATATCAATATGGTGGCAGCGGAAAGCCGGGTAAGGGACGCTGATATGGCGGAACATATAGTGGACTTTACTAAAAATCAGATTTTGACCAAGAGCGGAGTCGCAATGCTCGCCCAAGCAAATATGAGACCGGAACAAGTAGTGAAGCTTTTAAGCGAGAGATTCGGTTAG
- a CDS encoding cob(I)yrinic acid a,c-diamide adenosyltransferase, giving the protein MKIYTKKGDTGTTSLASGSRVSKSDKRVELYGTADELNSSLGVALSFLRADSSLRPGLERIQNLLFELGSELAGFRKKDDTSCILEDDILSLEKEIDLWQESLVPLKNFILPGGSAPSSFLHISRTLARRLERDLVRYKEEGAEVFPENLRFLNRLSDYLFVAARFANFESKIEEPQWKSRAKGQQ; this is encoded by the coding sequence ATGAAGATCTATACTAAAAAAGGGGATACCGGAACCACTTCTCTTGCCTCCGGTTCCCGTGTCTCCAAATCCGACAAACGAGTAGAGCTGTACGGCACAGCGGACGAATTGAATTCCTCCCTAGGGGTCGCGCTTTCCTTCCTTCGGGCCGATTCTTCTCTGAGACCCGGACTTGAAAGGATCCAAAATCTTCTTTTTGAATTGGGTTCGGAGCTTGCGGGATTCCGTAAGAAGGACGATACCTCCTGCATCTTGGAAGACGACATACTCTCCTTGGAAAAGGAGATCGATCTTTGGCAAGAGTCCCTGGTGCCTTTAAAGAATTTCATTCTACCGGGAGGCTCTGCGCCTTCCTCCTTTCTGCATATATCCCGTACGCTCGCAAGAAGACTAGAAAGAGATCTGGTCCGATATAAGGAAGAAGGGGCGGAAGTATTTCCGGAGAATCTTAGGTTCCTGAATCGACTCTCCGATTACCTTTTTGTAGCGGCTAGATTCGCGAACTTCGAATCCAAAATCGAGGAGCCTCAATGGAAGTCCAGAGCCAAGGGACAACAATAA
- a CDS encoding peptide MFS transporter, translated as MEVQSQGTTIRHPRGLYVLFFVEMWERFSFYGMRALLVLFLTKAWLMADAKANLIYSFYNSLVYFTPIVGGYLADRTLGYRKSIFLGGFLIMMGHLSLSLNEPNFFYAGLGFLILGNGFFKPCISTVVGKIYELEGKEDLKDSGFTIFYFGINAGAVLGTWACANLAEYKGWHYGFGVAAFGMLLGLLIFWFLGRRIDPKAFSSVTDSSPLSETSASTANPKTDREKILAILVFSAVTITFWASFEQMGSTMNLIIDRYVDRNVFGWEIPAANYQSLNPIFVMLLSLLFSWAWKKTEESGIHVSSVTKFCLGLVVLALGFLLLSVVTAGSSEKISSLWIVLGFFLLTSGELFVSPVGLSLVTKLAPVRIASMMMGIWFLATVFGHSLAGFLALFMGKQDSLSRFFLIFFSLPTLTAICLFLFRKKLESWMHGIK; from the coding sequence ATGGAAGTCCAGAGCCAAGGGACAACAATAAGACATCCGCGAGGACTTTACGTCCTATTCTTCGTAGAAATGTGGGAAAGATTCTCCTTCTACGGAATGCGAGCCTTGCTTGTACTGTTTTTGACTAAGGCCTGGCTTATGGCCGATGCGAAAGCGAACCTGATCTATTCCTTCTATAATAGTCTCGTTTATTTCACTCCTATCGTAGGCGGATACCTCGCGGACCGCACATTAGGATATCGTAAATCGATTTTTCTAGGCGGATTTCTGATCATGATGGGGCATCTCTCCCTATCCTTGAACGAACCTAATTTCTTTTACGCAGGGCTGGGCTTTTTAATTTTAGGTAACGGATTTTTTAAACCATGTATATCCACCGTGGTGGGAAAAATCTACGAACTGGAAGGAAAAGAGGATCTCAAGGATTCCGGATTTACCATCTTCTATTTCGGAATCAACGCCGGAGCGGTCTTGGGAACCTGGGCCTGTGCCAATCTTGCGGAATATAAAGGCTGGCATTACGGATTCGGCGTAGCCGCTTTCGGGATGCTTTTAGGACTTCTCATTTTTTGGTTTTTAGGAAGAAGAATCGATCCTAAGGCATTCTCCTCCGTAACCGACTCTTCTCCTCTTTCGGAAACTTCCGCCTCGACAGCTAATCCCAAAACGGATCGGGAAAAAATCCTCGCCATTTTAGTTTTCTCCGCTGTCACGATTACTTTTTGGGCCTCCTTCGAGCAGATGGGCTCGACCATGAATCTGATCATTGACAGATATGTGGACAGAAACGTATTCGGATGGGAAATACCGGCAGCCAATTACCAATCCTTAAATCCTATTTTCGTAATGTTGCTGTCTCTACTGTTTTCTTGGGCCTGGAAAAAGACGGAAGAATCGGGGATCCATGTCTCTTCGGTCACCAAATTCTGTTTGGGGCTCGTCGTCTTGGCTTTGGGCTTTCTGTTACTTTCTGTCGTGACGGCAGGATCGTCTGAAAAAATTTCCTCTCTCTGGATCGTTCTGGGATTCTTTCTTTTGACGAGCGGAGAATTATTCGTTTCTCCCGTGGGCCTTTCCTTAGTCACGAAACTTGCCCCGGTAAGAATCGCTTCCATGATGATGGGGATTTGGTTTCTAGCCACAGTGTTCGGACATTCCTTGGCCGGATTCTTGGCGTTGTTTATGGGAAAGCAGGATTCTCTTTCCAGATTCTTTCTCATCTTCTTCTCTTTACCTACGTTGACCGCAATTTGTCTTTTTCTATTTCGTAAGAAACTCGAATCCTGGATGCACGGAATCAAATAA
- a CDS encoding C40 family peptidase, whose protein sequence is MKRIFLSLLFLGASLSLNADPFQDLLKSDWNQSQSLLIKNSVFQRLGKRAGEKDVLVITKNVVPWAILEGVTPEKTADLIVNLDYSVRSGLTFEEAEDAIPVSSKRDLSPEDFSYIGLYFKETKKAEIREEVRNRFVEAALEKKWDGFSILAGGRALISGKLVDFPQNRLASKILTQMPGKGRSVPFEKIESGFKNSLDSKLEGGAYILLSNLKKLHAGEKETSGSGKLSAARSIESSLDEVGGIVIGDRPRIEPLPDPPLIPNLPEPGEPEDQKPPKEGWETLTASVLRKVASEWVGTPYKWANASKTGTDCSGFTYRALTDGRVGVPEKMVSRASSAQTKIGVGVSHSQMRAGDLIFFSASPNQSKVTHVGLVLSGEDFAHASSTRGVVIDKIRMKWWLDRFVLSRRLFKKVIE, encoded by the coding sequence ATGAAAAGAATATTCTTATCCCTCCTATTCTTAGGCGCGAGTCTTTCCTTGAACGCCGATCCGTTTCAGGATCTATTGAAATCGGATTGGAACCAAAGCCAAAGTCTTCTTATTAAAAATTCCGTTTTCCAAAGATTGGGAAAAAGAGCAGGCGAAAAGGATGTACTCGTCATAACGAAGAATGTAGTTCCTTGGGCCATCCTGGAAGGGGTAACTCCGGAGAAAACGGCGGATCTCATCGTGAACCTGGATTATTCGGTTCGCTCCGGACTGACTTTCGAAGAAGCGGAAGACGCAATCCCTGTTTCCTCCAAAAGGGATCTTTCTCCGGAAGACTTCAGCTATATCGGCTTGTACTTCAAGGAAACCAAAAAAGCGGAGATTCGAGAAGAGGTACGAAATCGATTCGTGGAAGCTGCCTTGGAAAAGAAATGGGACGGTTTCTCCATTCTTGCCGGGGGGAGAGCGCTTATCTCCGGAAAACTGGTGGACTTCCCGCAGAACCGTTTAGCCTCCAAGATACTCACCCAAATGCCCGGTAAAGGCAGATCGGTTCCATTCGAAAAAATCGAATCCGGCTTTAAGAATTCCCTGGATTCCAAATTGGAAGGAGGAGCTTATATTCTTCTTTCTAATTTAAAAAAATTGCATGCGGGAGAAAAGGAGACCTCGGGCTCCGGAAAATTATCCGCGGCACGATCCATTGAATCCTCTTTGGACGAGGTAGGAGGAATCGTAATCGGAGACAGGCCGAGAATCGAACCCTTGCCGGATCCTCCTCTGATTCCGAATCTACCCGAACCAGGTGAGCCGGAAGATCAAAAACCCCCCAAGGAAGGTTGGGAGACTCTCACCGCTAGCGTTTTGAGAAAAGTCGCCTCCGAATGGGTAGGAACTCCTTATAAATGGGCCAACGCTTCCAAGACCGGAACGGATTGTTCCGGATTCACCTATAGAGCTCTTACCGATGGTAGGGTCGGAGTTCCGGAAAAAATGGTCTCCCGTGCTTCCAGCGCTCAAACAAAAATCGGAGTGGGAGTCTCTCATAGTCAAATGCGTGCCGGGGATCTGATATTTTTCTCCGCTTCTCCGAACCAATCCAAGGTGACTCATGTGGGTTTGGTATTGTCCGGAGAAGATTTCGCGCACGCCTCGTCCACTCGCGGAGTCGTCATAGATAAGATCCGAATGAAATGGTGGTTGGACCGATTCGTCCTCTCCAGAAGACTTTTTAAAAAAGTAATAGAATAG
- a CDS encoding LON peptidase substrate-binding domain-containing protein: protein MSRTTIPIFPLPEVILFPGTFLPLHIFEPRYRMMLDYCYESGEELAVAPFKASAHGSDAHPEIENIFGWGQIVRREPLPDGRSNILLEGKGIAKLQEYQTMEPFRIGMVDKIDPDERYLDNLEFQETFDRILYFTKRILLTEGANEELILRMNDLWSHPFPVDFISSILNFNLQKKQEILSNPDQIFKAKVLVEIVEKMNLAE, encoded by the coding sequence GTGTCAAGAACTACAATTCCTATCTTCCCTCTTCCGGAAGTCATTCTCTTTCCGGGCACTTTTCTTCCCCTGCATATCTTCGAACCCAGATACAGGATGATGTTGGATTATTGTTACGAATCGGGAGAAGAATTAGCCGTAGCTCCTTTCAAAGCATCCGCGCATGGGAGCGATGCTCATCCGGAAATCGAAAATATATTCGGATGGGGGCAAATCGTTCGGAGAGAACCGTTGCCCGACGGAAGATCCAATATTCTATTGGAAGGAAAGGGAATCGCCAAATTGCAAGAATACCAAACCATGGAGCCCTTTCGGATCGGAATGGTGGACAAGATCGATCCGGACGAACGCTATTTAGACAATCTGGAATTCCAGGAAACTTTCGATCGGATTCTATATTTCACAAAACGAATCCTCTTAACTGAAGGCGCCAACGAGGAACTGATCCTAAGAATGAATGATCTATGGAGCCATCCTTTTCCGGTGGACTTTATCTCCTCGATTTTAAATTTCAATCTACAAAAAAAACAGGAAATTCTTTCCAATCCGGACCAAATCTTTAAAGCCAAAGTCCTGGTCGAAATCGTGGAAAAAATGAATCTCGCCGAGTAA
- the rfaE1 gene encoding D-glycero-beta-D-manno-heptose-7-phosphate kinase translates to MYYLNKNRYLQAASHLSQTKIIIIGDLILDEYLIGEVNRISPEAPVPVVWVRNEKMTLGGAGNVVKNLSKLGVQSFVFGRAGADKTSEILDKLLESENTDPRKNTILRSENVPTILKTRVIAGHQQVCRIDREETIPLNKEEEKALLKGFSELIQEASGVVLSDYDKGTLTPTLIREIIDISVKNGKIVTVDPQVSHFFQYEKSSVMTPNHHEAGKALGKKLDSDSDVEAAAREIAERLHSPSMMITRGEKGMSLYISSENKTYHIPTVAREVFDVTGAGDTVISVYTAFLAAGLGELESALVANAAAGVVVGKLGAETVSPEELLQALEKRGIFR, encoded by the coding sequence TTGTATTACTTAAATAAAAATCGTTATCTCCAGGCCGCTTCTCATCTTTCCCAAACCAAGATCATAATCATAGGCGATTTGATCCTGGACGAATATCTCATAGGCGAGGTAAATCGCATCTCGCCCGAAGCTCCGGTTCCGGTCGTCTGGGTACGAAACGAGAAGATGACTCTAGGGGGAGCGGGAAACGTAGTCAAAAATCTCTCTAAGCTCGGAGTACAATCCTTCGTCTTCGGTAGAGCGGGTGCGGATAAGACCTCAGAGATTCTGGACAAACTCTTGGAGTCCGAGAATACCGATCCTCGAAAGAATACTATCCTTCGTTCCGAAAACGTTCCTACGATCCTGAAGACCCGAGTCATTGCAGGTCACCAGCAAGTATGTAGGATAGACAGAGAAGAGACTATTCCCTTGAACAAGGAAGAAGAGAAAGCTCTTCTAAAAGGATTTTCCGAACTAATACAAGAAGCGAGCGGAGTCGTTCTCTCCGATTACGATAAAGGAACTCTGACCCCGACTCTGATCCGTGAAATCATAGATATTTCCGTTAAAAACGGTAAGATCGTAACCGTGGATCCGCAAGTGTCTCATTTCTTCCAGTATGAAAAATCCAGCGTGATGACCCCGAACCACCACGAAGCGGGAAAGGCCTTAGGCAAAAAATTGGATTCGGATTCGGATGTAGAGGCTGCGGCAAGAGAGATCGCGGAAAGGCTGCATTCTCCTTCCATGATGATTACCCGAGGCGAAAAAGGGATGAGTCTGTATATTTCTTCGGAAAACAAGACCTACCATATTCCGACAGTAGCTAGAGAAGTCTTCGACGTAACCGGTGCGGGAGATACTGTCATCTCGGTTTATACCGCCTTTCTCGCGGCAGGATTAGGAGAATTGGAATCGGCTTTGGTAGCGAACGCCGCTGCGGGCGTAGTCGTAGGAAAATTGGGAGCGGAGACGGTTTCACCCGAGGAACTCTTACAAGCCTTGGAAAAAAGAGGGATCTTCCGTTGA
- the rfaE2 gene encoding D-glycero-beta-D-manno-heptose 1-phosphate adenylyltransferase — protein MKDSFSRCVSKIIPFGDAKKISEQIRSSKKIVFTNGVFDLVHKGHLSYLAEARDLGDCLWVGLNSDASVKRLKGPERPVHPEEDRALLLSCLSFVDFITVFGEDTPLELISRVAPHIHTKGGDYDVEALPETPLVRSLGGEVKILPFVPGFSSTDLIRRIRSTP, from the coding sequence TTGAAGGATTCTTTCTCCCGATGCGTTTCTAAGATCATTCCCTTCGGAGACGCTAAAAAAATTTCGGAGCAAATCCGCTCTTCTAAGAAAATCGTTTTTACGAACGGAGTATTCGACCTAGTGCACAAAGGACATCTTAGCTATCTTGCCGAGGCAAGAGATCTAGGAGATTGTCTCTGGGTAGGACTGAATTCCGACGCCTCCGTGAAGCGGCTCAAGGGTCCGGAACGTCCCGTCCATCCGGAAGAGGACCGGGCCCTTCTTCTTTCTTGTCTTTCTTTCGTGGATTTCATTACTGTTTTCGGCGAGGACACGCCTTTAGAACTCATCTCCAGAGTCGCTCCCCATATTCATACCAAGGGAGGGGATTATGATGTGGAAGCCTTACCGGAGACTCCCTTGGTTCGTAGTCTAGGTGGAGAAGTGAAAATTCTTCCCTTTGTGCCCGGATTCTCCAGCACGGACCTGATCCGCAGGATCCGTTCTACCCCCTAA